The following are encoded in a window of Sphaerisporangium siamense genomic DNA:
- a CDS encoding recombinase family protein, with protein sequence MDTPSGQLRALLYARKSSYRGKKASVGRSVAEQLEEERRWCADNGAVEVDTYIDDDRSASRYATKEREEFERLVGDIQARRGNIVLAWESSRLQRDLDVYVRLRKACMENDVLWCYGGRIYDMNDRDDRRMTAYDAIRDEDAAEEISARVKRAMRANARDGRPHGVPLYGYRRVYDDRRKLISVEIVESEAKVIREVARRVAESQNLIPIAEELNARGIPSPGGSRWIARTVRRLLLNPAYAGIRVHNGAEVGPATWQPILEEGVYETCRAVLLDPSRRTNRDVSIKHLLSGVGRCQICGAPARVTNHQSGAYKVYWCYPRGHFMVKKEPIEDYIETTLVTRLARPDAAEFFAVKEHPEAARERVNVARWENDLAEGERLVEAGEMTMTRLANLEKRLIPKMEAARARLRQVTTNPLLAQLIRPTVEEVWEQWSGLQIVQRRAVLRAAFTEILIAPPGRGRVRPPEEFVSYLWRDPAAGSSGVEGGPGR encoded by the coding sequence ATGGACACACCCTCCGGACAGCTACGTGCCCTGCTCTACGCGAGAAAGTCCTCCTACCGCGGCAAGAAGGCCAGCGTCGGCCGGTCGGTTGCCGAGCAGTTGGAGGAGGAGCGGCGCTGGTGCGCCGACAACGGGGCCGTCGAGGTGGATACCTACATCGACGACGACCGGTCCGCCTCCCGTTACGCCACCAAGGAGCGCGAGGAGTTCGAGCGGTTGGTCGGTGACATTCAGGCTCGTCGAGGCAACATCGTCCTGGCGTGGGAGTCCAGCCGCCTCCAGCGCGATCTGGACGTCTACGTCCGACTGCGCAAGGCATGCATGGAAAACGATGTCCTGTGGTGCTATGGCGGCCGGATCTATGACATGAATGACCGGGACGACCGGCGCATGACCGCCTATGACGCGATCCGGGACGAGGACGCTGCAGAGGAGATCTCCGCGCGGGTGAAGCGCGCCATGCGTGCTAACGCCCGGGACGGCCGGCCGCACGGCGTGCCCCTGTACGGCTACCGTCGCGTGTATGACGACCGGCGGAAGCTGATCTCTGTGGAGATCGTCGAGTCCGAGGCGAAGGTGATCCGGGAGGTGGCGCGGCGGGTGGCTGAGTCCCAGAACCTGATCCCCATTGCTGAGGAGCTGAACGCCCGGGGCATCCCGTCTCCGGGAGGAAGTCGGTGGATCGCGAGGACCGTGCGCAGGCTGCTGCTCAACCCCGCCTACGCCGGTATCCGTGTGCATAACGGGGCTGAGGTGGGGCCGGCCACCTGGCAGCCGATTCTGGAGGAGGGGGTCTATGAGACGTGCCGCGCGGTGCTGCTCGACCCCTCGCGCAGGACCAACCGCGATGTGTCGATCAAGCATCTGCTTTCCGGCGTCGGACGCTGCCAGATATGCGGGGCACCTGCGCGGGTGACCAACCACCAGTCGGGCGCCTACAAGGTGTACTGGTGTTACCCCCGCGGCCACTTCATGGTGAAGAAGGAGCCGATCGAGGACTACATCGAGACGACTCTGGTGACGCGGTTGGCTCGGCCCGATGCCGCGGAGTTCTTCGCGGTTAAGGAGCATCCGGAGGCCGCCAGGGAACGCGTCAACGTCGCGCGGTGGGAGAACGACCTCGCCGAAGGCGAACGGCTTGTCGAGGCCGGGGAGATGACCATGACGCGGCTCGCCAACCTGGAGAAGCGGCTGATCCCTAAGATGGAGGCGGCCCGCGCGCGGCTGCGCCAGGTCACTACCAATCCACTGCTGGCCCAGCTCATCCGCCCGACCGTAGAGGAAGTCTGGGAGCAGTGGTCCGGCTTGCAGATCGTGCAGCGGCGCGCCGTGCTGCGCGCCGCGTTCACCGAGATCCTCATCGCTCCCCCCGGGCGGGGCCGTGTGCGCCCGCCCGAGGAGTTCGTCAGCTATCTGTGGAGAGATCCGGCGGCTGGCTCGTCAGGCGTCGAGGGCGGTCCAGGACGGTAA
- a CDS encoding helix-turn-helix domain-containing protein: MNEARRLNQDPDRIRRLRTEAGLDGQSLARLAGISKSYLWQIEQGNANASPPILGKIARALGCEIADLMPPLEADSAGYETETTEPAPAAARSA, translated from the coding sequence GTGAACGAAGCACGCCGACTCAACCAGGACCCGGACCGCATCCGGCGCCTGCGCACCGAGGCGGGGCTAGACGGACAGTCGCTGGCGCGACTTGCCGGAATCTCCAAGAGCTATCTCTGGCAGATCGAGCAGGGCAATGCCAACGCATCGCCGCCGATCCTGGGGAAGATCGCTCGCGCGCTCGGCTGTGAGATCGCTGACCTCATGCCTCCGCTGGAGGCCGACTCCGCCGGGTACGAGACCGAGACCACCGAGCCCGCCCCCGCCGCGGCGAGGTCGGCGTGA
- a CDS encoding lamin tail domain-containing protein has product MKKTLLTVVAALAILGLSFGVTTASADEQATGVQITRVDYNVKGVDTAANAYQEAVQIKNTGTEDASLSGWSLEDSTGHTYRFPRGYTLKSGAYVYVRTGKNPAPTHGWWSDPAVNLYWNRTSHMYGNAADSVTLLRADDTRADRVAWSDFTIRP; this is encoded by the coding sequence ATGAAGAAAACCCTCCTCACCGTGGTCGCCGCTCTGGCCATCCTCGGCCTGAGCTTCGGCGTCACCACGGCCTCGGCCGACGAGCAGGCCACCGGCGTGCAGATCACCCGCGTCGACTACAACGTCAAGGGCGTCGACACCGCCGCGAACGCCTACCAGGAAGCCGTCCAGATCAAGAACACCGGCACCGAGGACGCCTCCCTGAGCGGCTGGAGCCTGGAGGACTCCACCGGCCACACCTACCGGTTCCCGCGCGGCTACACCCTCAAGTCCGGCGCCTACGTCTACGTGCGCACCGGGAAGAACCCTGCGCCGACGCACGGCTGGTGGAGCGACCCCGCGGTGAACCTCTACTGGAACCGCACCAGCCACATGTACGGCAACGCCGCCGACTCGGTCACCCTCCTGCGCGCCGACGACACCCGCGCCGACCGCGTGGCCTGGTCCGACTTCACCATCCGCCCGTAG
- a CDS encoding BldC family transcriptional regulator, whose protein sequence is MVAVTRTTRTPNAEPLLTPAEVATMFRVDPKTVTRWAKAGKLTSIRTLGGHRRYRESEVRALLTGTNPTPSA, encoded by the coding sequence ATGGTCGCCGTCACCCGCACCACCCGCACCCCCAACGCCGAGCCGCTGCTCACCCCCGCCGAAGTCGCCACCATGTTCCGCGTCGACCCCAAGACCGTCACCCGCTGGGCCAAGGCTGGCAAGCTCACCTCCATCCGCACCCTCGGCGGCCACCGGCGCTACCGGGAGAGCGAGGTCCGCGCGCTCCTCACCGGCACCAACCCCACGCCGAGCGCCTGA
- a CDS encoding YqaJ viral recombinase family nuclease encodes MSDLITPAARLLAPAGLPREEWLAVRRQGIGGSDVAAILGMDRYRGPLHVYQDKRGELAEQRSARLDRAARRGHRLEGLVAELFTEETGLSVVKSPGTFQNTERAHMLVNLDRIVIDARPVRDLLDGGVLECKSRTWRAARRENWGGDEPPDGPAIQAYWGMAVTGYHKGWVAGLVDDDFVRFELAYDEELIGHLTAIVDRFWHEHVVPGVPPEPGDLEATDELLGRMWDVAADSIKLFTPEEAAEADALLSSRKNILGRREEAERALAEIENALKLRLGDAEIAIAPGRELYSWKRNGNFASKRFREAEPELAAEYIHLVPAVDRERLAAEKPDIYRAHRARVFRTPGGSS; translated from the coding sequence GTGAGTGACCTCATCACTCCGGCCGCGCGGCTGCTTGCCCCCGCCGGCCTGCCCCGCGAGGAGTGGCTCGCCGTGCGCCGTCAGGGCATCGGCGGGTCCGACGTCGCCGCGATCCTCGGCATGGACCGCTACCGGGGCCCGCTGCACGTCTACCAGGACAAGCGTGGCGAGCTGGCCGAGCAGCGCAGCGCACGCCTGGACCGGGCCGCGCGGCGCGGTCACCGCCTCGAAGGGCTGGTCGCTGAGCTGTTCACCGAGGAGACCGGCCTGTCGGTGGTCAAATCGCCCGGAACGTTCCAAAACACCGAACGAGCGCACATGCTCGTCAACCTCGACCGGATCGTCATCGACGCCAGGCCCGTCCGGGACCTCCTCGACGGCGGCGTCCTGGAATGCAAGAGCCGCACCTGGCGCGCCGCCCGCCGTGAGAACTGGGGCGGTGACGAACCGCCCGACGGGCCCGCCATCCAGGCGTACTGGGGCATGGCCGTCACCGGCTACCACAAAGGCTGGGTGGCCGGCCTGGTCGACGACGACTTCGTGCGGTTCGAGCTGGCGTACGACGAGGAGCTGATCGGCCACCTCACGGCGATCGTCGACCGGTTCTGGCACGAGCACGTCGTCCCCGGCGTCCCGCCCGAGCCGGGCGACCTGGAGGCGACGGACGAACTGCTCGGCCGCATGTGGGACGTCGCCGCCGACTCCATCAAGCTGTTCACGCCCGAGGAGGCGGCCGAGGCGGACGCCCTGCTCTCCAGCCGCAAGAACATCCTCGGCCGCCGCGAAGAGGCCGAGCGCGCGCTCGCCGAGATCGAGAACGCGCTCAAGCTTCGGCTCGGCGACGCCGAGATCGCCATCGCCCCGGGCCGCGAGCTCTACAGCTGGAAGCGCAACGGCAACTTCGCCAGCAAACGGTTCCGTGAGGCCGAGCCCGAGCTGGCCGCCGAGTACATCCACCTGGTCCCGGCCGTCGACCGCGAGCGCCTGGCCGCTGAGAAACCTGACATCTACCGGGCCCACCGGGCCCGCGTCTTCCGCACCCCCGGGGGATCGTCATGA
- a CDS encoding recombinase RecT — protein MSNIRDRVAQRATGRRPPSKDVAVKEKVRTARQLFQQMKPQFEMALPRHVGVDRFMRMALTAVQKTPKLLDCSQESLLAALLESARLGLEPGTKQAAIVPYSKQATFIAQWQGLVELMYRSGQVASVTAEFIHEADTWDYKVGDGGTFWHRPNLLAEDRGPIVLVYAFAEIKGGGRSKIVTLNRRQAEQIRDQYSKAYQLAEKNRLAEPAEFAANPDKGWFNSTWHTEFAAMWRKSAVRRLADWVPQSPELVEWLQRSNEAGESELPDVDFDYDGEVLSETEEPSEPGEPAADTTAPASPPGDAPGKAEDWPPVATPPGGYDGRGA, from the coding sequence ATGAGCAATATCAGGGACCGGGTCGCCCAGCGCGCCACCGGGCGCCGACCGCCCAGCAAGGACGTGGCCGTCAAGGAGAAGGTCCGCACCGCCCGCCAGCTCTTCCAGCAGATGAAGCCGCAGTTCGAGATGGCGCTGCCCCGTCACGTCGGCGTCGACCGGTTCATGCGCATGGCGCTGACCGCCGTGCAGAAGACGCCCAAGCTGCTGGACTGCTCGCAGGAGTCGCTGCTCGCGGCGCTGCTGGAGTCCGCGCGCCTCGGCCTGGAACCCGGCACCAAGCAGGCCGCGATCGTTCCGTACAGCAAGCAGGCGACGTTCATCGCGCAGTGGCAGGGCCTGGTCGAGCTGATGTACCGCTCCGGCCAGGTGGCCAGCGTGACCGCCGAGTTCATCCACGAGGCCGACACCTGGGACTACAAGGTCGGCGACGGCGGGACCTTCTGGCACCGGCCGAACCTGCTCGCCGAGGACCGGGGGCCGATCGTGCTGGTCTACGCGTTCGCCGAGATCAAGGGCGGCGGCCGGTCCAAGATCGTGACGCTGAACCGGCGGCAGGCTGAGCAGATCCGCGACCAATACAGCAAGGCGTATCAGCTCGCCGAGAAGAACCGGCTGGCCGAGCCCGCCGAGTTCGCGGCCAACCCCGACAAGGGGTGGTTCAACTCCACCTGGCACACCGAGTTCGCGGCGATGTGGCGGAAGAGCGCGGTCCGTCGCCTGGCCGACTGGGTACCGCAGTCGCCCGAGCTCGTCGAGTGGCTCCAGCGATCGAATGAGGCGGGCGAGAGCGAACTGCCTGACGTCGACTTCGACTACGACGGCGAGGTCCTCTCCGAGACCGAGGAACCCTCCGAGCCGGGAGAGCCGGCGGCGGACACGACCGCGCCGGCCTCGCCTCCGGGTGACGCGCCCGGCAAGGCCGAGGACTGGCCGCCGGTCGCCACGCCCCCGGGCGGCTATGACGGGCGGGGTGCGTGA
- a CDS encoding SWIM zinc finger family protein, whose amino-acid sequence MQAENVSGEPYRPHTVTARVEGHSAKYIVLLDDGRWTCTCDDPATCAHVAAVQLVTGHPGPARKEQR is encoded by the coding sequence TTGCAGGCCGAGAACGTCAGCGGCGAGCCGTACCGGCCGCACACCGTGACCGCGCGTGTCGAGGGACACAGCGCGAAGTACATCGTGCTCCTCGACGACGGCCGGTGGACCTGCACCTGCGACGACCCCGCCACCTGCGCGCACGTCGCGGCCGTCCAGCTCGTCACCGGCCACCCCGGCCCAGCCCGGAAGGAGCAGCGATGA
- a CDS encoding helix-turn-helix transcriptional regulator: protein MSRRSKAPRPAATAPSEGMRLTITFEFIGRISIEAGTRFARRWLLDQTGTEDGGVRLLTVRGEHADAAPPPPGVLIRRRRNRLGLTQAALGDLAGVTRPAVTQVENGLRRSGPAYSALLAALEKAEAAR from the coding sequence ATGAGCAGGAGAAGCAAGGCGCCCCGTCCTGCGGCGACCGCGCCGTCCGAGGGCATGCGGCTGACCATCACCTTCGAGTTCATCGGCCGGATCTCCATCGAGGCCGGTACGAGATTCGCCCGGCGGTGGCTGCTCGACCAGACCGGAACCGAGGACGGCGGCGTACGCCTGCTCACCGTGCGCGGCGAGCACGCCGACGCCGCCCCGCCCCCGCCCGGAGTGCTGATCCGCCGCAGGCGGAACCGTCTGGGGCTGACCCAGGCGGCGTTGGGCGACCTCGCCGGGGTCACCCGCCCCGCTGTCACCCAGGTGGAGAACGGCTTGCGGCGTTCCGGCCCCGCCTACTCCGCGCTCCTGGCAGCCCTGGAGAAGGCCGAGGCTGCCCGATGA
- a CDS encoding WhiB family transcriptional regulator, which produces MSRRTAWGLDTPHGPHWTNRAACKGQDPELFFEPAARSKEDPDVKRAKAICAGCPVRRECLIDAVERKEQYGIWGGLTEREMRAILRGRKRPGPLSPDDEALCMELDTRRRRRGLTWRQAIEEVGIRWEAFQALRNGRATDLTRERVTTWLSMTEGAA; this is translated from the coding sequence GTGAGCCGCCGGACCGCGTGGGGCCTGGACACCCCACACGGACCCCACTGGACCAACCGCGCCGCCTGCAAGGGACAGGACCCTGAGCTGTTCTTCGAACCGGCCGCGCGCTCCAAGGAAGACCCGGACGTCAAGCGCGCCAAAGCGATCTGCGCCGGCTGCCCCGTGCGCCGGGAGTGCCTGATCGACGCCGTGGAGCGCAAGGAGCAGTACGGCATCTGGGGCGGCCTCACCGAGCGGGAGATGCGCGCGATCCTGCGCGGCCGGAAGAGACCGGGACCCCTTTCGCCTGACGATGAGGCGCTGTGCATGGAGCTCGACACCCGCCGCCGCCGGCGTGGGCTCACCTGGCGGCAGGCGATAGAGGAGGTCGGGATCAGGTGGGAAGCCTTCCAGGCCCTGCGTAACGGCCGGGCCACCGACCTGACCCGAGAACGCGTGACCACCTGGCTCTCCATGACCGAGGGGGCCGCATGA
- a CDS encoding RusA family crossover junction endodeoxyribonuclease: MTAPLVIIAVRGEPAGQGNLRTGPKHGKAYHANSKDLSPWRERVRGAALDVLGAHEFRPPTGEDRRLALPCDECGTYRTQHATLLGPVRLEAVVTVRRLKSVTAKWPVTRSSSDWDHYARAICDALTGVIYVDDSQIIDGRVITTYPHVHQHALGEPGAVIRIWNGGA, encoded by the coding sequence GTGACGGCCCCGCTGGTCATCATCGCAGTGCGCGGCGAACCCGCTGGGCAGGGCAACCTGCGCACCGGGCCCAAGCACGGCAAGGCGTACCACGCCAACAGCAAGGACCTCAGCCCGTGGCGCGAGAGGGTCCGCGGCGCCGCGCTCGATGTGCTGGGCGCGCACGAGTTCCGGCCCCCGACGGGGGAGGACCGGCGCCTGGCCCTGCCCTGTGACGAGTGCGGCACCTACCGCACCCAGCACGCCACGCTGCTCGGCCCGGTGCGCCTGGAGGCGGTCGTCACCGTGCGTCGGCTGAAGTCGGTGACCGCGAAGTGGCCAGTCACCCGGTCGTCCTCGGACTGGGACCACTACGCCCGCGCGATCTGCGACGCGCTGACCGGCGTGATCTACGTGGACGACTCGCAGATCATCGACGGCCGCGTCATCACGACCTATCCGCACGTCCACCAGCACGCGCTCGGTGAGCCGGGCGCCGTCATCCGCATCTGGAACGGGGGAGCATGA
- a CDS encoding DUF6205 family protein, whose protein sequence is MGYVSYLSGEITIDPPIPWSQLHGSRFVCTPARKEYERLVWLRLVEEPVETDEGTLIRRSAVAIRVSTADELRADGLLREVQEIVAAHGEGHTFTGRILVRGSESPDIWRVRIVDGRAVEERPTLVWPDGVGEQV, encoded by the coding sequence ATGGGCTACGTCAGCTATCTGTCCGGCGAGATCACCATCGACCCGCCGATCCCCTGGTCGCAGCTCCACGGCAGCCGATTCGTCTGCACGCCGGCGCGCAAGGAGTACGAGCGCCTCGTCTGGCTGCGCCTGGTCGAGGAGCCCGTGGAGACCGACGAGGGCACGCTGATCCGCAGATCCGCAGTCGCCATCCGGGTCTCGACGGCCGACGAGCTGCGCGCCGACGGCCTACTCCGAGAGGTGCAGGAGATCGTCGCGGCGCATGGCGAAGGTCACACCTTCACCGGTCGGATCCTCGTGCGCGGATCAGAGTCGCCCGACATTTGGCGCGTTCGAATCGTCGACGGCCGCGCGGTCGAGGAGCGGCCCACGCTCGTGTGGCCTGACGGCGTCGGGGAGCAGGTGTGA